Proteins encoded by one window of Bacteroidota bacterium:
- the tatC gene encoding twin-arginine translocase subunit TatC codes for MAAIKVKKDEMSFMEHLEDLRWHIVRIVVVIVLLSIVFLIYPEFIFDKIILAPKNPDFITYKIFCNVGDRFNIDGLCYTTLDYKLFYLNLSSPFFLYIKIAFMGGVIFAFPYILWEIWRFVKPALLSHEKMNLGGAVFIATLLFYIGAFFGYFLLAPFSINFLATFTLSDQIENQFTFDSYLGILTGMILWTGLIFEIPMIAYFLAKLGLLGREFLANNRKYAFIISLVLAAIITPSGDAFSLFLVATPLWVLYEVSIVVVMVVERKRKKALDNA; via the coding sequence ATGGCCGCTATAAAAGTTAAGAAAGACGAGATGTCGTTTATGGAACACCTGGAGGATCTCCGGTGGCATATAGTGCGTATAGTAGTGGTTATTGTACTATTATCAATAGTATTTTTAATTTATCCCGAATTTATTTTTGATAAAATTATTCTGGCTCCTAAAAATCCGGATTTTATCACTTATAAGATATTTTGTAATGTCGGCGATCGTTTTAATATAGATGGATTGTGTTATACCACTTTAGATTATAAATTGTTTTATCTGAATTTATCCTCCCCATTTTTCTTATATATTAAAATTGCCTTTATGGGAGGGGTGATTTTCGCCTTCCCTTATATTTTGTGGGAGATATGGAGATTTGTGAAACCTGCTTTATTGAGTCACGAAAAAATGAATTTAGGTGGTGCAGTATTTATTGCAACACTATTATTTTATATAGGTGCGTTTTTCGGATATTTTTTATTAGCACCCTTTTCCATCAATTTTCTCGCAACATTTACTTTGAGCGATCAAATTGAAAATCAGTTCACCTTCGATTCATACCTCGGTATTTTAACAGGGATGATATTATGGACCGGACTTATTTTCGAAATTCCGATGATCGCATATTTTCTTGCGAAATTGGGATTATTGGGAAGAGAATTTCTGGCTAATAACAGAAAATATGCATTCATTATTTCTCTAGTTTTAGCAGCAATAATTACACCTTCAGGCGATGCTTTCAGTTTGTTTTTAGTAGCTACTCCACTGTGGGTGTTATACGAGGTAAGCATAGTGGTTGTTATGGTGGTGGAGCGGAAAAGAAAAAAGGCGCTGGACAATGCTTAA
- a CDS encoding OmpA family protein, whose translation MKQLSIILIAAAFYLSSCVPAIKFQDAVAARDKCYQDTAVLHSQLRAKSAENAELTKMVKNYEAQIKFMQKDSVDVHSRYDNMVKANEQLRQIEDQLNNRINQLLALSSSENQELREDLQLKSDELIAKEKELNNKEKTLSDQQKSIEQLTADLDARSKRVKELEDILNKQEQTVTDLKNTIDKALAGFSSSDLTVERKNGKVYVSLSEKLLFASGSTVVDPKGKDALKKLADVLKANGDISIEIEGHTDNVPMKSASFPKDNWDLSVLRATSIVKILTTENGLDAKRVIAEGRGEFFPVADNSTTEGKAKNRRTEIILSPNLDALYNLINSK comes from the coding sequence ATGAAACAACTTTCGATCATACTCATTGCTGCGGCATTCTACCTTTCTTCCTGCGTACCTGCAATTAAATTTCAGGATGCTGTTGCTGCCCGCGATAAATGTTATCAGGATACAGCAGTGTTGCACAGTCAATTGCGCGCAAAATCAGCTGAAAATGCGGAACTTACCAAAATGGTAAAAAACTATGAAGCGCAGATCAAATTCATGCAAAAGGATTCCGTAGATGTGCATTCGCGTTACGACAATATGGTTAAAGCAAATGAACAATTGCGCCAGATCGAAGATCAATTGAATAACCGTATCAATCAGTTATTAGCCCTATCATCTTCCGAAAATCAGGAATTGCGTGAAGACCTGCAGCTAAAAAGTGATGAACTTATTGCGAAAGAAAAAGAATTGAACAATAAGGAAAAAACCTTATCCGACCAACAAAAAAGTATAGAACAGCTCACTGCCGATCTGGATGCACGTTCAAAAAGGGTGAAAGAATTGGAAGATATTTTAAATAAACAGGAACAAACGGTTACTGACCTCAAAAATACTATTGATAAGGCATTGGCAGGATTTAGTTCCAGCGACCTTACCGTGGAACGCAAAAACGGAAAAGTATATGTTTCGCTAAGTGAAAAGTTATTATTTGCATCGGGAAGCACAGTGGTTGACCCTAAGGGTAAAGATGCCTTGAAAAAGTTGGCTGATGTATTAAAAGCGAATGGCGATATTTCGATAGAAATTGAAGGTCACACTGATAATGTTCCAATGAAAAGTGCAAGTTTTCCGAAAGACAATTGGGATCTCAGTGTATTGCGCGCAACCAGTATTGTTAAAATTCTAACAACAGAAAATGGTCTGGATGCAAAAAGAGTAATTGCAGAAGGACGCGGAGAATTTTTTCCTGTTGCTGATAATTCAACAACAGAAGGCAAAGCAAAAAATCGCCGTACAGAAATTATCCTGAGTCCTAATTTGGATGCATTGTACAATCTGATCAACAGTAAATAA
- a CDS encoding DUF853 family protein, translating into MDRTEEFKQSILNGYNFQGTSIVLGTAIYEHQPIAQTLVKVPLRMMNRHGLVAGATGTGKTKTLQGIVEQLSDNGVAVLIMDIKGDVSGIAMEGIPNPKIDERMQKIGKDWKAKGYPVELMSISNETGVRLRATISEFGPVLFSKILELNDIQEGVVSLVFKYCDDKKLPLLDLKDFRKTLNYLTNEGKKEIESDYGAISTSSAGTILRKVIEIEEQGADLFFGEKSFEVEDLCRINDRGQAYINILRLTDIQSKPKLFSTFMLCLLAEVYNTFPEIGDKEDPKLVIIIDEAHLIFNEASKNLLEQIQTIIKLIRSKGVGIFFCTQLPTDIPAEVLSQLGLKIQHALRAFTANDRKAIKLTSENYPLTDFYKTEELLTNLGIGEALITALNEKGSPAPLAHTLLVAPQSRMDILSPQEMQNLISNSSLVKKYNEAIDRESAHEILNKKLEESEKLAEKEKQLKEEEKKIKQEEREKKVKEKKQPPLIDKTTQHQITRTVINVLERGILGLLKRR; encoded by the coding sequence GTGGATAGGACAGAAGAATTTAAACAAAGCATCCTTAACGGTTATAATTTTCAGGGAACATCCATAGTTCTCGGGACTGCTATTTACGAACATCAACCCATAGCCCAAACCCTGGTAAAAGTGCCTTTGCGCATGATGAACAGGCATGGTCTTGTTGCCGGAGCCACGGGAACCGGTAAAACGAAAACGCTTCAGGGAATTGTAGAGCAACTAAGTGATAATGGAGTGGCTGTTCTTATAATGGATATAAAAGGGGATGTGAGCGGAATTGCGATGGAAGGAATTCCGAACCCGAAAATTGACGAACGCATGCAGAAGATCGGCAAGGATTGGAAAGCGAAGGGATATCCTGTGGAACTTATGAGCATAAGCAATGAAACGGGAGTTCGTTTACGCGCAACAATTTCAGAATTTGGACCGGTATTGTTTTCCAAAATTCTCGAATTAAATGATATTCAGGAAGGCGTTGTTTCTCTCGTATTTAAATATTGTGATGATAAAAAATTACCCCTTTTAGACCTTAAAGATTTCAGAAAAACATTAAATTATCTCACCAATGAAGGCAAAAAAGAAATTGAGTCAGATTACGGTGCAATAAGTACTTCAAGTGCCGGCACAATATTGCGCAAGGTAATAGAAATTGAAGAACAGGGAGCAGATCTATTTTTCGGAGAAAAAAGTTTTGAGGTGGAAGATCTTTGCAGAATAAATGATCGCGGTCAGGCTTACATTAATATTTTGCGTTTAACGGATATTCAAAGCAAACCGAAATTATTTTCCACCTTCATGTTGTGTCTGCTTGCGGAGGTATATAATACTTTTCCGGAAATTGGAGATAAGGAAGATCCTAAACTTGTAATTATTATTGATGAGGCACATCTCATTTTTAATGAGGCCAGCAAAAATTTATTGGAGCAAATTCAAACCATAATTAAACTTATTCGATCTAAGGGAGTTGGAATATTTTTCTGTACCCAATTACCAACCGATATTCCGGCAGAAGTTTTATCTCAGTTAGGATTAAAAATTCAACATGCCTTGCGGGCCTTCACAGCAAACGATAGAAAAGCAATAAAATTAACATCCGAAAATTATCCCCTTACAGATTTTTATAAAACAGAAGAATTATTAACAAATCTCGGAATTGGTGAGGCATTAATTACAGCACTTAACGAGAAAGGGTCCCCGGCTCCCTTGGCGCATACATTATTGGTTGCACCACAATCGCGCATGGATATTCTTTCTCCGCAGGAAATGCAAAACCTTATTAGTAATTCAAGTTTGGTAAAAAAATATAATGAGGCCATTGATCGTGAAAGCGCTCATGAAATATTAAACAAAAAGTTAGAGGAAAGTGAAAAACTTGCCGAAAAAGAAAAACAGCTGAAAGAAGAGGAGAAAAAAATTAAACAGGAGGAGCGTGAAAAAAAAGTGAAGGAAAAGAAACAACCACCACTCATAGATAAAACAACCCAACATCAGATCACCCGAACAGTGATCAATGTTTTGGAGCGTGGAATACTCGGTTTATTAAAGAGACGTTAA
- the radA gene encoding DNA repair protein RadA has protein sequence MAAKSKTAFFCQQCGFESPKWQGKCPSCNQWNTFVEEVVERQEPKEIWKEEKPDKRGNKPILLDEIAAGDVQRIVTIDLELNRTLGGGIVPGSLILVGGEPGIGKSTLLLQLALELRKIKVLYVSGEESEQQIKMRAERLKGKNPELFISTEVSIGKLFTQIKNLEPGLVIIDSIQTLISDFVDATAGSIAQIKECAGQLQRYAKESNVPVFIIGHINKEGYIAGPKILEHMVDSVLQFEGDRNYTHRILRTIKNRFGSTSEIGIYKMEGDGLKQVNNPSELLITEKDEPLSGVAIAATMEGMRPMLIEVQALVSPAVYGNPQRTATGFDLRRMSMLLAVLEKRGGFAFGNKDVFLNIAGGLRVEDPAIDLSIACALLSSIEDTFMPMNICFAAEIGLSGELRGVSRIEQRIMEAEKLGFEIIYISKHNMKSLNIKKYNIEVRAAGKMEEVYQRLFV, from the coding sequence ATGGCAGCTAAATCAAAAACAGCCTTTTTTTGTCAGCAATGTGGGTTCGAATCGCCAAAATGGCAAGGGAAATGCCCCAGTTGTAACCAGTGGAACACTTTTGTGGAGGAAGTTGTGGAAAGGCAAGAGCCAAAGGAGATCTGGAAGGAGGAAAAACCTGATAAACGGGGAAATAAACCCATTTTACTCGATGAAATTGCAGCGGGAGATGTACAAAGAATTGTTACCATCGACCTCGAATTGAACAGAACACTTGGCGGCGGAATAGTGCCCGGAAGTCTGATTTTGGTTGGCGGGGAACCCGGAATAGGCAAGTCAACTTTGTTATTACAACTCGCTCTCGAGCTAAGAAAAATAAAAGTTTTATATGTGAGTGGTGAAGAAAGTGAGCAACAAATTAAAATGCGCGCTGAACGACTAAAAGGAAAAAATCCTGAATTATTTATTTCCACGGAAGTTTCTATCGGAAAATTATTTACTCAGATTAAAAATCTGGAACCTGGTTTAGTAATAATTGATTCCATCCAAACATTAATTTCCGATTTTGTAGATGCAACTGCAGGAAGTATTGCGCAGATAAAAGAATGTGCCGGACAATTGCAGCGTTATGCCAAAGAAAGTAATGTTCCTGTTTTTATTATCGGACATATTAATAAAGAAGGATATATAGCAGGACCAAAAATATTGGAGCACATGGTGGATTCTGTTTTACAATTTGAAGGTGATAGAAATTATACCCATCGGATCTTACGCACCATTAAAAATCGTTTTGGTTCCACAAGTGAAATTGGTATTTATAAAATGGAAGGTGATGGATTAAAACAAGTAAATAATCCCAGTGAATTATTAATTACCGAAAAGGATGAACCGTTAAGCGGAGTAGCTATAGCTGCCACCATGGAAGGTATGCGACCGATGTTAATTGAAGTGCAGGCATTGGTGAGTCCTGCAGTATATGGAAATCCGCAAAGAACAGCAACAGGATTTGATCTGCGAAGAATGAGTATGTTGCTTGCAGTTTTAGAAAAACGCGGAGGATTTGCATTCGGAAATAAGGATGTGTTTTTAAATATTGCGGGAGGGTTGCGGGTGGAAGATCCTGCAATTGATCTGAGTATAGCATGTGCGCTTTTATCTTCCATTGAAGATACTTTTATGCCAATGAATATTTGTTTCGCTGCAGAAATAGGATTGAGCGGAGAACTGCGCGGAGTAAGCCGAATTGAACAACGCATAATGGAAGCAGAAAAATTAGGATTCGAAATTATTTATATCTCCAAACACAACATGAAATCGCTGAATATTAAAAAATATAATATTGAGGTGAGGGCTGCGGGGAAGATGGAGGAGGTTTATCAGCGGCTTTTTGTTTAA
- a CDS encoding lipocalin family protein produces MSAQTMQTVPNVDLAKYAGKWYEIASFPQRFQKGCHCTTAEYTPTDKGYIIVENRCNKDSVKGTLSYIKGKAFVEKNSGNAKLKVQFFWPFKGKYWIIDLADDYSYAVVSHPNKKYLWILSRTPLMDEKEYQAIIERTREKGLDVSKLRITDQKCN; encoded by the coding sequence ATGTCAGCACAAACAATGCAAACAGTTCCAAATGTGGATCTCGCAAAATATGCCGGAAAATGGTATGAAATTGCCTCCTTTCCTCAACGATTTCAGAAAGGTTGCCATTGCACCACTGCTGAATACACCCCAACCGATAAAGGTTATATTATTGTGGAAAACAGGTGTAATAAGGATAGTGTAAAAGGAACACTATCCTATATAAAAGGCAAGGCATTTGTTGAAAAAAATTCAGGAAATGCGAAATTGAAAGTGCAATTTTTCTGGCCTTTTAAAGGCAAATATTGGATAATTGATCTGGCAGATGATTATAGTTATGCTGTGGTGAGTCATCCTAATAAAAAATATTTGTGGATATTGTCGAGGACACCCTTAATGGATGAGAAAGAATATCAGGCAATAATTGAAAGGACAAGAGAAAAGGGTTTAGATGTAAGTAAACTCAGAATCACCGATCAGAAATGTAATTAA
- a CDS encoding MBOAT family protein, whose amino-acid sequence MLFNSLGFALFLPIVFILYWFVANRNLKFQNVLLLASSYFFYACWDWRFLFLLLFSTLLDYLSGLKIEKAKNKNHKKFWFYLSIIINLGFLGFFKYFNFFAESFGELLSQFGLQVNPWTLKVILPVGISFYTFHGLSYVIDIYKGRIKAERSFLIYGVFVSFFPLLVAGPIERATHLLPQIQKKRTFDHDHAVDGLRQILWGLFKKIVIADQCAIYANEVFNNSEMYSGSTLLLGAVFFAFQIYCDFSGYSDIAIGTAKLFGIDLLRNFAYPYFSRDIAEFWRRWHISLSTWFRDYLYIPLGGSKGNVVTKVRNTFIIFIISGFWHGANWTFIAWGALNAIYFIPLLLLNKNRNNLDIIAAGKYLPGIKDFFKMILTFMLVVLAWIFFRADDLPHAFQYISTIFSNSLFKDPLLIPTTVKVFVPIFLIVEWLGREHQFGISNMRNIRSGVIRWSIYLIILAVIYVYSGNSQEFIYFQF is encoded by the coding sequence ATGCTTTTTAATTCCCTTGGTTTCGCCCTGTTTCTGCCTATAGTATTTATACTGTATTGGTTTGTTGCCAACAGAAATCTTAAATTTCAGAATGTATTACTATTAGCATCCAGTTATTTTTTTTATGCATGCTGGGATTGGAGATTTCTTTTTCTTTTACTGTTTTCCACCCTATTGGATTATTTGTCGGGCTTAAAAATTGAAAAGGCGAAGAATAAAAATCACAAGAAATTTTGGTTTTATTTAAGTATCATTATTAATCTCGGATTTTTAGGGTTTTTTAAATATTTCAACTTTTTTGCAGAATCCTTTGGAGAGCTGCTATCCCAATTCGGACTACAGGTAAATCCATGGACCTTGAAAGTGATCTTACCCGTAGGTATTTCCTTTTATACTTTTCATGGATTGTCGTATGTAATTGATATATACAAAGGCAGAATTAAGGCTGAACGCAGTTTTCTGATATACGGAGTATTTGTAAGTTTTTTCCCTCTTTTGGTTGCGGGTCCCATTGAAAGAGCTACACATCTCCTACCCCAAATTCAGAAAAAAAGAACTTTTGATCATGATCACGCCGTTGATGGATTAAGGCAAATATTGTGGGGGTTATTTAAAAAAATTGTGATTGCCGATCAATGTGCAATTTACGCAAATGAGGTATTTAACAATTCAGAAATGTATTCAGGAAGTACTCTTTTATTGGGTGCCGTATTTTTTGCCTTTCAAATTTATTGCGATTTTTCAGGATATTCTGATATTGCAATTGGCACTGCAAAACTATTTGGTATAGATCTGTTAAGAAATTTTGCCTACCCCTATTTTTCAAGAGATATTGCTGAATTCTGGCGACGATGGCATATATCACTTTCCACCTGGTTCAGAGATTATTTATATATTCCGTTAGGAGGTAGTAAGGGAAATGTAGTTACTAAAGTGAGAAACACCTTTATCATATTTATAATCAGTGGATTCTGGCATGGTGCAAATTGGACATTTATAGCCTGGGGTGCACTTAATGCTATCTATTTTATCCCTTTATTGTTATTAAATAAAAACAGAAACAATCTGGATATTATTGCTGCAGGAAAATATTTACCTGGCATCAAAGACTTCTTTAAAATGATCCTGACATTTATGCTGGTGGTTTTAGCTTGGATATTTTTCAGGGCAGATGATCTTCCACATGCATTTCAATACATTTCTACCATATTTTCAAATTCACTTTTTAAAGATCCGCTTCTCATACCGACTACTGTAAAGGTTTTTGTTCCAATTTTCCTGATAGTGGAGTGGCTTGGCAGGGAACATCAATTTGGAATTTCAAACATGAGAAACATTAGATCCGGAGTAATAAGATGGAGCATTTATTTAATAATATTAGCAGTTATATATGTTTATTCAGGTAACAGTCAGGAATTTATTTATTTTCAATTTTAA
- a CDS encoding GNAT family N-acetyltransferase produces the protein MKIREALVTDIPEIQIIRHSVKENILSDPNLVTDADCFEYITNRGKGWVCETNNLLVGFAIADLRENNIWALFILPEYEKMGIGKKLHDTMLKWYFSQTDKTVWLSTSPNTRAEKFYRNAGWREVGIYGKGEIKFEMSSAEWNEVSN, from the coding sequence ATGAAAATAAGAGAGGCGTTGGTTACAGACATCCCCGAGATTCAAATTATCCGCCATTCTGTAAAAGAAAACATTTTATCGGATCCCAATTTAGTTACAGATGCCGATTGTTTTGAATACATAACAAACAGAGGCAAAGGATGGGTTTGCGAGACGAATAATTTATTGGTTGGATTTGCTATTGCCGATCTGCGGGAAAATAATATATGGGCATTATTTATTTTACCCGAATATGAAAAAATGGGTATAGGAAAAAAATTACACGACACTATGTTGAAATGGTATTTTTCTCAAACTGACAAAACTGTTTGGCTCAGCACCTCACCAAATACAAGAGCGGAAAAATTTTATCGAAATGCTGGTTGGAGGGAAGTTGGAATTTATGGTAAGGGAGAAATTAAATTTGAAATGTCCTCCGCCGAATGGAATGAGGTTTCAAATTGA
- a CDS encoding T9SS type A sorting domain-containing protein, with translation MKHLNNHLFAFFLLLFSAGIVLSQNISVKPLAENFNKVNSKIVPPVNDWPCDATVLEVNESCLFVDGTNVGATNSDEAIVTCDGDSEGDIWFQFTVPAGEFVIIETDNGPTVNDMGMQIYHGSCADLNNYPSGCIADGSSYADLMPGFAIVLAPAGTTIFLRLWEVNNDAFGDFSICAYSECIESIVPDGIIATDTILCDEGTVTLTIDNGSLGSMASWIWYEDNCESTPISTDDNLVVSPDVSTTYYVQADGACFTTFCVHLRIEISSAPETPVIIVDDCKLTTYILNDATYTWYLDGEIISGETSHLININESGNYTVMITNEDGCSISSDDVFVNCEALGIDDIVSADISVYPNPGNGEFNLEIGGYSGELSLQIFDIMGREVNKQNIFISPQNNTVSIQLPVPSGMYFLQVKNEDVDEGAVLMIE, from the coding sequence ATGAAGCACCTCAATAACCATTTATTTGCCTTTTTTTTACTTTTATTTTCTGCCGGAATTGTGTTATCGCAAAACATTTCCGTGAAACCACTTGCTGAAAATTTCAATAAGGTAAATTCTAAAATCGTTCCTCCAGTTAATGACTGGCCTTGCGATGCAACCGTTCTTGAAGTAAATGAAAGTTGTTTGTTTGTAGATGGTACAAATGTGGGAGCCACAAATTCTGACGAAGCTATTGTTACCTGCGATGGTGATAGTGAGGGAGATATTTGGTTTCAGTTTACCGTTCCAGCCGGAGAATTTGTAATAATTGAAACTGATAATGGACCAACGGTAAATGATATGGGTATGCAGATCTATCATGGTTCTTGTGCCGACCTAAATAACTATCCTTCCGGTTGTATTGCGGATGGAAGTTCTTATGCTGATCTAATGCCTGGTTTCGCAATAGTACTGGCACCGGCAGGCACTACAATATTCTTGCGTTTGTGGGAAGTAAATAATGATGCCTTTGGTGATTTTTCGATCTGCGCTTATTCAGAATGTATCGAATCCATTGTGCCGGACGGCATAATAGCCACGGATACAATTTTATGTGATGAAGGTACTGTTACCTTAACAATTGATAATGGATCTTTAGGTTCAATGGCAAGTTGGATATGGTATGAGGACAATTGTGAATCAACCCCCATCAGCACGGATGATAATTTAGTTGTTTCACCTGATGTTAGCACAACTTATTACGTTCAGGCGGATGGTGCATGTTTCACAACTTTCTGCGTTCATTTAAGAATCGAAATTTCATCAGCACCGGAAACTCCTGTAATAATAGTTGACGACTGTAAATTAACTACGTATATTTTAAATGATGCAACCTATACCTGGTATCTGGATGGTGAAATAATTTCCGGGGAAACCAGTCATCTGATCAATATTAACGAAAGTGGCAACTACACTGTAATGATCACAAATGAAGACGGTTGTTCAATTTCGTCGGACGATGTTTTTGTGAATTGTGAAGCATTAGGAATTGATGATATTGTATCTGCAGATATCAGTGTATATCCTAATCCGGGAAACGGAGAATTTAATTTAGAAATAGGAGGATATTCCGGCGAATTATCCCTACAGATATTTGATATAATGGGAAGAGAAGTGAATAAACAAAATATATTTATTTCCCCTCAAAATAATACTGTTTCCATACAATTACCTGTGCCATCAGGCATGTATTTTTTACAGGTAAAGAATGAGGATGTTGATGAAGGTGCTGTTTTGATGATAGAATAA
- a CDS encoding (2Fe-2S)-binding protein, which yields MATLPKVTIDDISIEVPAGTTILEAARMIGVNVPPAMCYYKSLKGSGGKCRVCLVKVSKGSEKDPRPMPKLVASCRTTVMDGMEVKNTTSPEVIEARKGVVEFLLINHPLDCPICDQAGECHLQDLSYEHGVASSRYEFKRRTFESDDIGDKIKLHMNRCILCYRCTQVADQLTDQRVHGVLNRGEVSEISTYIKKAVDNDFSGNMIDVCPVGALTDKTFRFKSRVWFTKPMYAHRNCEKCSGKVTLWYQGEEVLRVTSRKDKWGESEGFICNECRFDKKETKDWVVEGPAHIDNHSVIAQNHYELPYELPVVQKKIQ from the coding sequence ATAGCCACTTTGCCAAAAGTTACGATCGACGATATTTCTATTGAAGTTCCTGCGGGGACAACAATTTTAGAGGCTGCAAGAATGATAGGGGTGAATGTTCCTCCTGCCATGTGTTATTACAAGAGTTTGAAGGGAAGTGGCGGAAAATGCAGGGTTTGTCTTGTAAAAGTGAGCAAAGGTTCGGAAAAAGACCCTCGCCCCATGCCAAAATTAGTGGCGAGCTGCAGAACTACCGTTATGGATGGAATGGAGGTGAAAAATACTACATCACCCGAGGTAATTGAAGCCCGCAAAGGCGTTGTGGAGTTTTTACTGATCAATCACCCTCTCGATTGCCCCATTTGTGACCAGGCCGGTGAGTGTCATCTCCAGGACCTTAGTTATGAACACGGCGTGGCTTCCAGCCGATACGAATTTAAAAGAAGAACCTTCGAAAGTGACGATATCGGCGATAAGATAAAATTGCACATGAATCGCTGTATCCTTTGCTACCGCTGCACGCAGGTTGCAGACCAACTTACCGATCAACGCGTTCATGGGGTGCTTAACCGGGGAGAAGTGAGCGAAATTTCAACTTATATTAAAAAAGCAGTGGACAACGATTTCAGCGGGAATATGATTGATGTTTGTCCCGTAGGAGCGCTTACCGATAAAACTTTCCGTTTTAAAAGCCGTGTTTGGTTCACAAAACCAATGTACGCGCATCGCAATTGCGAGAAATGTTCTGGGAAGGTAACATTGTGGTATCAGGGAGAAGAAGTTTTAAGAGTTACCTCAAGAAAAGATAAATGGGGAGAAAGTGAAGGATTTATTTGCAACGAGTGCCGTTTCGATAAAAAAGAAACCAAAGATTGGGTTGTGGAAGGCCCGGCACATATTGATAACCATTCCGTTATTGCACAAAATCATTATGAACTGCCCTACGAATTACCTGTAGTGCAAAAGAAAATACAATAA
- the nuoH gene encoding NADH-quinone oxidoreductase subunit NuoH, translating to MAAVLIFKIILIVVLFALSLTIAAYSTYAERKVAAFMQDRLGPNRAGPFGLLQPLADGLKMFMKEEILPATSNKYLFIAGPAITMTTALMTSAVIPWGPEVTIGGVKVPLQVADINIGILYVLGVVSLGVYGIMIGGWASNNKYSLLGAVRASSQMISYELAMGMSIIAIIMSSGSLSIGDIVEGQSAWAGMHWNVFIQPLGFLIFIICAFAECNRTPFDLPESETELVGGYHTEYSSMKLGFYLFAEYVNMFISSAMISALYFGGYNFPGMDAVQNSVGEVWFALICVAVFFAKILFFIFFFMWVRWTIPRFRFDQLMNLGWKVLLPLSILNVLITGAVILFS from the coding sequence ATGGCTGCAGTTTTAATTTTTAAAATCATTTTAATTGTAGTGCTTTTTGCGCTTTCTCTCACTATTGCTGCCTACAGCACTTATGCGGAAAGAAAGGTTGCTGCTTTTATGCAGGATAGACTCGGACCAAATCGCGCAGGACCATTTGGACTATTACAGCCGCTTGCAGATGGTCTTAAAATGTTTATGAAAGAAGAAATTTTACCTGCAACATCAAACAAATATTTATTTATTGCCGGTCCTGCAATTACAATGACCACGGCATTAATGACAAGCGCCGTTATTCCCTGGGGACCTGAAGTTACCATTGGGGGTGTTAAAGTTCCACTACAAGTAGCAGATATTAATATCGGAATATTATATGTATTAGGAGTAGTAAGTTTAGGAGTTTACGGAATTATGATAGGTGGTTGGGCTAGTAATAATAAATATTCATTATTGGGTGCTGTTCGGGCTTCCTCACAAATGATAAGTTATGAACTTGCCATGGGTATGAGCATTATTGCAATTATTATGTCGTCGGGTTCTTTAAGTATTGGTGATATAGTGGAAGGACAAAGTGCCTGGGCCGGAATGCACTGGAATGTATTTATTCAACCCCTCGGGTTTTTAATTTTTATTATTTGTGCATTTGCCGAATGTAACAGAACGCCATTCGACCTTCCGGAATCAGAAACAGAATTAGTAGGAGGATATCACACCGAATATAGTTCCATGAAACTTGGATTTTATTTATTTGCAGAATACGTAAATATGTTTATTTCCTCTGCAATGATATCTGCACTTTATTTTGGAGGATATAATTTTCCGGGAATGGATGCTGTGCAGAATTCTGTTGGAGAAGTGTGGTTCGCTTTAATATGTGTGGCAGTATTTTTTGCTAAAATATTATTCTTCATTTTCTTTTTCATGTGGGTGCGCTGGACAATACCGCGCTTCCGCTTCGATCAGTTAATGAATTTGGGATGGAAAGTATTATTGCCGTTGTCGATATTAAATGTTTTGATCACGGGGGCGGTGATTTTGTTTAGTTGA